A single region of the Pseudorhodoplanes sp. genome encodes:
- the rplB gene encoding 50S ribosomal protein L2 produces MALRKYKPTTPGQRQLVLVDRAGLYKGAPVKELTEGKPSKGGRNNNGRITSRFRGGGHKKAYRTVDFKRAKADVPAKVERLEYDPNRTAFIALVKYDDGELAYILAPQRLAVGDVVVSGEFVDVKPGNAMPAANIPVGTIVHNVELKIGKGGQIARSAGTYAQIVGRDGEYVILRLNSGEQRLVHGRCRATVGAVSNPDRMNISIGKAGRNRWLGRKPHNRGVTMNPVDHPHGGGEGRTSGGRHPVSPWGFPTKGKKTRKNKSTTKFIVSSRHARKKKQ; encoded by the coding sequence ATGGCATTGAGAAAATACAAACCGACCACGCCAGGCCAGCGTCAGCTTGTGCTTGTCGATCGCGCCGGCCTTTACAAGGGCGCGCCGGTCAAGGAACTGACGGAAGGCAAGCCGTCGAAGGGTGGCCGCAACAATAACGGCCGCATCACGTCGCGCTTCCGCGGCGGCGGCCACAAGAAGGCCTATCGCACGGTTGACTTCAAGCGCGCCAAGGCGGATGTGCCGGCGAAGGTCGAGCGTCTGGAATATGATCCGAATCGCACCGCGTTCATCGCGCTGGTGAAGTACGATGACGGCGAACTCGCCTACATCCTGGCGCCGCAGCGTCTGGCCGTCGGCGATGTCGTGGTCTCGGGCGAATTTGTCGACGTGAAGCCGGGCAATGCCATGCCGGCGGCCAATATTCCCGTCGGCACCATCGTGCACAATGTCGAGCTGAAGATCGGAAAGGGCGGCCAGATCGCCCGTTCCGCCGGCACCTATGCGCAGATCGTCGGCCGCGATGGCGAATATGTCATCCTGCGCCTGAATTCCGGGGAGCAGCGCCTGGTGCACGGCCGCTGCCGCGCCACCGTCGGCGCGGTGTCCAATCCGGACCGCATGAACATTTCGATCGGCAAGGCCGGACGCAATCGCTGGCTTGGCCGCAAGCCGCATAACCGCGGCGTCACCATGAACCCGGTCGATCACCCGCATGGCGGCGGCGAAGGCCGCACTTCGGGCGGCCGTCATCCGGTGTCGCCTTGGGGCTTCCCGACCAAGGGCAAGAAGACCCGCAAGAACAAGTCCACCACCAAGTTCATCGTTTCGAGCCGTCACGCTCGGAAGAAGAAGCAGTAA
- the rplP gene encoding 50S ribosomal protein L16 — translation MLQPKRTKFRKAHKGRIHGVATSGTHLDFGQFGLKALEPERVTARQIEAARRALTRHMKRAGRVWIRVFPDVPVSKKPIEVRMGKGKGTPELWVTRVKPGRIIFEIDGIPPALAREALALAAAKLPIKTRFVERIAE, via the coding sequence ATGCTGCAACCCAAGCGCACCAAGTTCCGCAAGGCTCACAAGGGCCGCATTCACGGCGTCGCGACGTCGGGGACACACCTCGATTTCGGCCAGTTCGGCCTGAAGGCGCTCGAGCCCGAGCGCGTCACCGCGCGCCAGATCGAGGCGGCCCGCCGTGCGCTGACCCGCCACATGAAGCGCGCCGGCCGCGTCTGGATTCGCGTGTTCCCGGACGTGCCGGTTTCGAAGAAGCCGATTGAAGTGCGCATGGGCAAGGGCAAGGGCACACCCGAATTGTGGGTGACCCGCGTCAAACCCGGTCGCATCATTTTCGAGATCGACGGCATTCCGCCGGCTCTGGCCAGAGAAGCCCTGGCGCTCGCCGCCGCCAAGCTGCCGATCAAGACCCGTTTCGTTGAGCGCATCGCCGAGTGA
- the rpmC gene encoding 50S ribosomal protein L29 yields the protein MTAMKTEDVRAMTIDQIDDEVLKLKKEQFNLRFQRATGQLENTSRVRAVRRDIARLKTIANQKRTGTAPAAKK from the coding sequence GTGACCGCCATGAAGACCGAAGATGTACGTGCGATGACCATCGACCAGATCGATGATGAAGTGCTGAAGCTCAAGAAGGAGCAGTTCAACCTGCGCTTTCAGCGGGCGACGGGCCAGCTTGAAAATACCTCGCGCGTGCGTGCGGTTCGCCGTGACATCGCGCGCCTGAAGACGATCGCCAATCAGAAGCGCACCGGCACCGCGCCGGCTGCCAAGAAGTAG
- the rpsQ gene encoding 30S ribosomal protein S17, translated as MPKRQLQGVVVSDKQDKTVVVSVERRFTHPVLKKTIRRTTKFHAHDDTNEYSVGDIVWIEEHKPISKLKRWKVVQGEKKKKVL; from the coding sequence ATGCCGAAGCGGCAGCTCCAAGGCGTCGTGGTGAGCGACAAGCAAGACAAGACCGTGGTGGTCTCGGTCGAGCGGCGTTTCACCCATCCGGTCCTGAAGAAGACCATACGCCGCACGACCAAGTTCCATGCCCATGATGACACCAACGAATACTCCGTCGGTGACATCGTGTGGATCGAAGAACACAAGCCGATCTCGAAGCTGAAGCGCTGGAAAGTCGTTCAGGGCGAGAAGAAGAAAAAGGTGCTGTGA
- the rplN gene encoding 50S ribosomal protein L14, translating into MIQMQTNLDVADNSGARRVMCIKVLGGSKRKYATIGDVIVVSVKEAIPRGRVKKGDVMKAVVVRISKDIKRNDGSVIRFDRNAAVLINAQSEPVGTRIFGPVPRELRAKNHMKIISLAPEVL; encoded by the coding sequence ATGATTCAGATGCAAACCAACCTGGATGTCGCCGACAATTCCGGCGCACGCCGCGTGATGTGCATCAAGGTGCTTGGTGGTTCGAAGCGCAAATACGCCACCATCGGCGACGTCATCGTCGTCTCGGTGAAGGAGGCGATTCCGCGCGGCCGTGTGAAGAAGGGCGACGTGATGAAAGCCGTCGTCGTGCGCATCTCCAAGGACATCAAGCGCAATGACGGCTCGGTGATCCGCTTCGACCGCAACGCCGCCGTGCTGATCAATGCGCAGTCGGAGCCGGTCGGCACTCGTATTTTCGGACCGGTGCCGCGCGAATTGCGCGCTAAGAACCACATGAAGATCATCTCGCTTGCGCCGGAGGTGCTGTGA
- the rpsJ gene encoding 30S ribosomal protein S10 produces the protein MNGQNIRIRLKAFDHRILDASTREIVNTAKRTGAQVRGPIPLPTKIEKFTVNRSPHIDKTSREQFEMRTHKRLLDIVDPTPQTVDALMKLDLAAGVDVEIKL, from the coding sequence ATGAACGGCCAGAATATCCGGATCCGGCTCAAGGCGTTCGATCACCGCATCCTCGATGCGTCGACGCGCGAAATCGTCAACACCGCCAAGCGCACGGGTGCGCAGGTGCGGGGACCGATTCCGCTGCCGACCAAGATCGAGAAGTTCACGGTGAACCGCTCGCCGCATATCGACAAGACGAGCCGCGAACAGTTCGAAATGCGCACGCACAAGCGCCTTTTGGACATCGTCGATCCGACGCCGCAGACCGTGGACGCGCTGATGAAGCTCGACCTCGCCGCCGGTGTCGACGTCGAGATCAAGCTCTGA
- the rpsS gene encoding 30S ribosomal protein S19 codes for MSRSVWKGPFVDGYLLKKAEKARSSGRHEVIKIWSRRSTILPQFVGLTFAVYNGQKHIPVQVNEEMVGHKFGEFAPTRTFHGHSSDRKAKRAPGAAAG; via the coding sequence ATGTCGCGCTCGGTCTGGAAAGGTCCATTTGTCGACGGCTATCTGCTGAAGAAGGCGGAGAAGGCCCGTTCGTCCGGACGTCATGAGGTCATCAAGATCTGGAGCCGTCGCTCGACGATCCTGCCGCAATTCGTCGGCCTGACCTTCGCCGTCTATAACGGCCAGAAGCACATCCCGGTGCAGGTCAACGAGGAAATGGTCGGACACAAGTTCGGCGAATTTGCTCCGACCCGCACGTTCCATGGACATTCGTCCGACCGTAAGGCCAAGCGCGCTCCGGGCGCGGCTGCGGGTTGA
- the rpsC gene encoding 30S ribosomal protein S3 has translation MGQKINPIGLRLGINRTWDSRWYAGKTEYGTLLHEDIAIRKALMKQLKQAAVSKIVIERPHKKCRVTIYSARPGVVIGKKGADIEKLRKSVADLTQSDVVINILEIRKPELDAQLVAESIAQQLERRVAFRRAMKRAVQTAMRLGAEGIRINCSGRLGGAEIARLEWYREGRVPLHTLRADVDYGVATAFTTYGTCGVKVWIFKGEILEHDSMAQDKKMAEADAGRPRREATAG, from the coding sequence ATGGGTCAGAAGATCAACCCGATTGGCCTGCGGCTCGGCATCAACCGTACTTGGGATTCGCGCTGGTATGCCGGCAAGACCGAGTACGGCACGCTGCTGCACGAGGATATTGCGATCCGCAAGGCGCTGATGAAGCAGCTCAAGCAGGCGGCGGTGTCGAAGATCGTGATTGAGCGGCCGCACAAGAAGTGCCGCGTAACCATTTATTCGGCGCGTCCGGGCGTCGTCATCGGCAAGAAGGGCGCCGATATCGAGAAGCTGCGCAAGTCGGTGGCCGACCTGACCCAGTCGGACGTCGTCATCAACATTCTCGAAATCCGTAAGCCGGAGCTCGATGCGCAGCTCGTCGCTGAGTCGATCGCCCAGCAACTCGAGCGCCGCGTAGCGTTCCGCCGCGCGATGAAGCGCGCAGTGCAGACCGCGATGCGGCTTGGTGCCGAGGGCATCCGTATCAACTGTTCGGGTCGTCTCGGCGGCGCCGAAATCGCGCGTCTGGAATGGTATCGCGAGGGCCGCGTGCCGCTGCATACGCTGCGCGCCGACGTTGATTATGGCGTTGCCACCGCGTTCACCACCTACGGCACATGCGGCGTCAAGGTCTGGATCTTCAAGGGCGAGATTCTCGAGCACGACTCCATGGCCCAGGACAAGAAGATGGCTGAAGCCGACGCCGGTCGTCCGCGCCGCGAAGCCACCGCTGGATAA
- the rplC gene encoding 50S ribosomal protein L3: MRSGVIAQKLGMTRVFTESGEHVPVTVLRLGQCQVVAHRTKEQNGYVALQLGAGTRKVKNVSKAERGRFAVAKVEPKAKIVEFRVSDDAVIPVGAEITADHFVVGQYVDVTGTSIGKGFAGGMKRWNFGGLRASHGVSISHRSIGSTGGRQDPGKTFKNKKMPGHMGVDRITTLNLKVVQLDVERGLILVEGAVPGSKGGWITVRDAVKKKLPKDAPKPGKFRELSAETTAPAKADAPKGDEAKAETAIDEKRAAEQAAAAEVAALAAAKNKEGE; this comes from the coding sequence ATGCGCTCCGGAGTGATCGCACAGAAGCTCGGAATGACACGGGTGTTCACCGAAAGCGGTGAGCATGTCCCGGTCACGGTGCTGCGCCTTGGCCAATGCCAGGTCGTCGCCCACCGCACCAAAGAGCAGAACGGCTATGTCGCGTTGCAGCTCGGCGCCGGCACCCGTAAGGTCAAGAACGTCTCCAAGGCCGAGCGCGGCCGTTTCGCCGTCGCCAAGGTGGAGCCAAAGGCCAAGATCGTGGAATTCCGCGTCAGCGATGACGCCGTGATTCCGGTCGGCGCGGAGATCACCGCCGATCACTTCGTCGTCGGCCAGTATGTGGATGTGACCGGCACCTCGATCGGCAAGGGCTTTGCCGGCGGCATGAAGCGTTGGAACTTCGGCGGCTTGCGCGCCTCGCACGGCGTGTCGATCTCGCATCGCTCGATCGGTTCGACCGGCGGCCGTCAGGATCCCGGCAAGACCTTCAAGAACAAGAAGATGCCCGGCCATATGGGCGTCGACCGCATCACCACGCTCAATCTCAAGGTGGTGCAGCTCGATGTCGAGCGCGGCCTGATCCTTGTGGAAGGCGCGGTGCCTGGCTCCAAGGGCGGCTGGATCACAGTGCGCGACGCCGTGAAGAAGAAGCTGCCGAAGGACGCGCCGAAGCCCGGCAAGTTCCGCGAACTGAGTGCGGAGACGACTGCGCCGGCCAAGGCTGATGCGCCGAAGGGCGACGAAGCCAAGGCCGAGACGGCGATCGACGAGAAGCGCGCGGCCGAACAGGCCGCCGCGGCTGAAGTCGCCGCGCTCGCTGCGGCCAAGAACAAAGAGGGCGAGTGA
- the rplD gene encoding 50S ribosomal protein L4, which translates to MELKMLSLDGKQAGSVTLSDEIFGLEPRADLIHRCVNWQLAKRRAGTHAVKNRADIMRTGKKLYRQKGTGGARHGSARVNLFRGGGRSFGPVVRSHESGLPKKVRALALKHALSAKAKDGSLIVLDKASVKEAKTKALLANFGKLEIVNALIVDGSEIDVNFRNAARNIPNIDVLPIQGINVYDILRHGKLVLTKAAVDALEARFK; encoded by the coding sequence ATGGAACTCAAGATGCTCTCCCTCGACGGCAAGCAGGCCGGTTCGGTCACGCTCTCGGACGAGATCTTTGGTCTCGAGCCGCGCGCCGACCTGATCCATCGCTGCGTCAACTGGCAGCTCGCCAAGCGTCGCGCCGGAACGCACGCGGTCAAGAACCGCGCCGACATCATGCGCACCGGCAAGAAGCTGTATCGGCAGAAGGGCACAGGCGGTGCCCGCCACGGTTCGGCGCGTGTCAATCTGTTCCGCGGTGGCGGCCGTTCCTTCGGTCCGGTCGTGCGCAGCCATGAAAGCGGCTTGCCGAAAAAAGTGCGCGCGCTTGCGCTCAAGCACGCGCTCTCGGCCAAGGCCAAGGACGGCAGCCTGATCGTGCTCGACAAGGCGAGCGTGAAGGAAGCCAAGACCAAGGCGTTGCTCGCGAATTTCGGAAAGCTCGAGATCGTCAACGCGCTGATCGTGGACGGTTCGGAAATTGACGTGAATTTCCGCAACGCCGCGCGCAACATCCCGAATATCGACGTGCTGCCGATCCAGGGCATCAACGTCTACGACATTCTCCGTCACGGTAAGCTGGTGCTGACCAAAGCGGCGGTCGATGCGCTGGAGGCGCGCTTCAAATGA
- the rpsG gene encoding 30S ribosomal protein S7: protein MSRRHSAEKREINPDPKFGNLVVSKFMNVLMYDGKKSAAEKIVYGAFDIIEGKTKSNPLQVFEQALDNVMPSIEVRSRRVGGATYQVPVEVRSTRRQALGIRWIISAARERNEKTMMDRLSAELLDASNNRGNAVKKREDTHRMAEANRAFSHYRW from the coding sequence ATGTCCCGCCGCCACTCCGCCGAAAAGCGCGAAATCAACCCGGATCCGAAATTCGGAAATCTGGTCGTTTCGAAGTTCATGAACGTGCTCATGTACGACGGCAAGAAATCCGCCGCCGAGAAGATCGTCTATGGCGCCTTCGACATTATCGAAGGCAAGACCAAGTCGAACCCGTTGCAGGTCTTCGAGCAGGCGCTCGACAATGTCATGCCGTCGATCGAAGTGCGTTCGCGCCGTGTTGGCGGCGCCACCTATCAGGTGCCGGTCGAAGTGCGCTCGACCCGCCGTCAGGCGCTCGGCATCCGCTGGATCATTTCTGCCGCGCGTGAGCGCAACGAGAAGACGATGATGGACCGGCTCTCCGCGGAGCTGCTGGACGCGTCGAATAACCGGGGGAATGCCGTCAAGAAGCGCGAGGACACGCACCGGATGGCGGAAGCCAACCGCGCATTCTCGCATTACCGCTGGTAA
- the rpsL gene encoding 30S ribosomal protein S12 has product MPTINQLIRKGREKPVYRNAVPALKSAPQKRGVCTRVYTTTPKKPNSALRKVAKVRLTNGFEVIGYIPGEGHNLQEHSVVMIRGGRVKDLPGVRYHIIRGVLDTQGVKNRKQRRSKYGAKRPK; this is encoded by the coding sequence ATGCCGACGATTAACCAGTTGATCCGCAAGGGTCGCGAAAAACCGGTCTACCGCAACGCCGTGCCGGCTTTGAAGTCCGCGCCGCAGAAACGTGGCGTGTGCACGCGCGTTTACACGACGACCCCGAAGAAGCCGAACTCGGCGCTGCGCAAGGTCGCCAAGGTGCGTCTGACCAACGGTTTCGAGGTCATCGGCTACATCCCGGGTGAGGGTCATAACCTGCAGGAACACTCAGTGGTGATGATCCGTGGCGGCCGCGTGAAGGACCTTCCGGGCGTCCGCTACCACATCATCCGCGGCGTGCTCGACACGCAGGGCGTCAAGAACCGCAAGCAGCGCCGTTCGAAATACGGCGCCAAGCGTCCGAAGTAA
- the fusA gene encoding elongation factor G, translated as MPRTHAIEDYRNFGIMAHIDAGKTTTTERILFYTGKSHKIGEVHEGAATMDWMEQEQERGITITSAATTAFWKNKRLNIIDTPGHVDFTIEVERSLRVLDGAVCVLDSNQGVEPQTETVWRQGDKYKVPRIVFCNKMDKIGADFFKCLDDIVKRLGAKPVALQLPIGAESQFKGVVDLIRMKGVVWEDESLGAKFNDVDIPADLVDQAKEYREKLIEAAVELDDDAMTAYLEGNEPDEATLKKLIRKAVLTGAFYPVFCGSAFKNKGVQPLLDGVVDFLPSPVDVPAIKGINPKGEEVVRKSDDKEPMSLLAFKIMDDPFVGTITFCRIYSGILQSGTGVINSTRERKERVGRMLLMHANNREDIKEAYAGDIVALAGLKETRTGDTLCDPDKPVILEKMEFPDPVIEIAIEPKSKADQEKLGVALAKLANEDPSFRVSTDAESGQTILKGMGELHLDIKVDILKRTYKVEANIGAPQVAYREKITRTVIKDYTHKKQTGGSGQFARVKFVVEPLEPGKGFEFENKIVGGAVPKEYIPGVEKGLESVLGSGVLAGFPVVDLKVSLIDGAYHDVDSSALAFEIASRAALREALQGGSSVLLEPIMKVEVVTPEDYTGSVIGDLNSRRGQIQGQDMRGNANVINAMVPLANMFGYVNTLRSMSQGRATFTMQFDHYEQVPSNVAQEVQAKFA; from the coding sequence ATGCCCCGCACGCATGCCATCGAGGACTACCGCAATTTCGGCATCATGGCTCACATTGATGCCGGAAAGACCACGACTACGGAGCGGATCCTCTTCTACACCGGCAAGAGCCACAAGATCGGCGAGGTGCATGAAGGCGCCGCGACGATGGATTGGATGGAGCAGGAGCAGGAGCGTGGCATCACGATCACGTCAGCTGCGACCACCGCGTTCTGGAAGAACAAGCGCCTGAACATCATTGATACGCCCGGCCACGTCGACTTCACCATTGAGGTCGAACGCTCATTGCGCGTTCTCGACGGTGCGGTCTGTGTTCTGGATTCCAACCAGGGTGTCGAGCCGCAAACCGAAACGGTCTGGCGCCAGGGCGACAAGTACAAGGTGCCGCGGATCGTCTTCTGCAACAAGATGGACAAGATCGGCGCCGACTTCTTCAAGTGTCTGGACGACATCGTGAAGCGTCTCGGCGCCAAGCCGGTGGCGCTGCAGCTGCCGATCGGCGCGGAAAGCCAGTTCAAGGGCGTGGTCGATCTGATCCGCATGAAGGGCGTCGTCTGGGAAGACGAGTCGCTCGGCGCAAAGTTCAATGACGTCGATATTCCTGCCGACCTCGTCGATCAGGCGAAGGAATATCGCGAGAAGCTGATCGAGGCGGCCGTCGAGCTCGATGACGACGCCATGACGGCTTATCTCGAAGGCAATGAGCCGGACGAAGCGACGCTGAAGAAGCTGATTCGCAAGGCTGTGCTGACGGGCGCCTTTTATCCGGTGTTTTGCGGCTCGGCCTTCAAGAACAAGGGCGTGCAGCCCCTGCTCGACGGCGTTGTCGATTTCCTGCCGTCGCCGGTCGATGTGCCTGCGATCAAGGGCATCAATCCGAAGGGCGAGGAGGTCGTGCGCAAGTCGGACGACAAGGAGCCCATGTCGCTCCTCGCGTTCAAGATTATGGATGATCCTTTCGTCGGCACCATCACGTTCTGCCGCATATATTCCGGCATCCTTCAGAGCGGCACCGGCGTGATCAATTCCACGCGCGAGCGCAAAGAGCGTGTGGGCCGCATGCTGCTGATGCATGCGAATAACCGCGAAGACATCAAGGAAGCCTATGCTGGCGACATCGTCGCGCTGGCGGGCCTGAAGGAGACCCGCACCGGCGACACGCTGTGCGACCCCGACAAGCCTGTGATTCTTGAGAAGATGGAATTCCCCGATCCGGTCATCGAGATCGCGATCGAGCCGAAGTCCAAGGCCGACCAGGAAAAGCTCGGTGTTGCGCTCGCCAAGCTCGCCAACGAGGATCCGTCATTCCGCGTTTCGACCGACGCCGAAAGCGGCCAGACGATCCTCAAGGGCATGGGCGAACTGCATCTCGACATCAAGGTCGATATCCTCAAGCGCACCTACAAGGTGGAAGCCAATATCGGTGCGCCGCAGGTGGCTTATCGCGAGAAGATCACGCGCACCGTCATTAAGGATTACACGCACAAGAAGCAGACCGGCGGTTCCGGCCAGTTTGCGCGTGTGAAATTCGTGGTCGAGCCTCTGGAGCCGGGCAAGGGCTTCGAGTTCGAGAACAAGATCGTCGGCGGCGCCGTGCCGAAGGAATACATCCCGGGCGTGGAGAAGGGCCTCGAGTCCGTGCTGGGTTCGGGCGTGCTGGCCGGCTTCCCGGTTGTCGATCTCAAGGTGTCGCTGATCGACGGCGCTTATCACGACGTCGACTCTTCGGCGCTGGCCTTCGAAATTGCCTCGCGCGCCGCTCTGCGCGAAGCACTGCAGGGAGGCAGCTCAGTCCTGCTCGAGCCGATCATGAAGGTCGAAGTGGTGACGCCGGAAGATTACACGGGCTCCGTCATTGGCGATCTGAATTCACGTCGTGGCCAGATCCAGGGCCAGGACATGCGCGGCAACGCCAACGTCATCAACGCGATGGTGCCGCTCGCCAACATGTTCGGCTATGTGAACACGCTGCGGTCGATGTCGCAGGGGCGCGCGACCTTCACCATGCAGTTCGATCACTACGAGCAGGTGCCCAGTAACGTCGCTCAGGAGGTTCAGGCGAAATTCGCCTGA
- the rplX gene encoding 50S ribosomal protein L24, translating into MAAKIRKGDKVVVLTGRDKGRTGEVIEVRPVEGRALVRGVNMVKRHQKQTAQHEGGIISKEATIHLSNLALSDPKDGKPTRVGFKIMNDGRKVRIAKRSGAEIDG; encoded by the coding sequence ATGGCGGCAAAAATCCGCAAAGGCGACAAGGTTGTCGTTCTCACCGGTCGCGACAAGGGTCGCACCGGCGAGGTGATCGAGGTGCGCCCGGTTGAGGGCCGCGCGCTGGTGCGCGGCGTCAACATGGTCAAGCGACACCAGAAGCAGACCGCGCAGCACGAAGGCGGGATCATCTCGAAAGAAGCGACGATCCACCTGTCCAATCTCGCGCTGTCCGACCCCAAGGACGGAAAGCCGACGCGTGTCGGATTCAAGATCATGAATGACGGGCGCAAGGTACGTATCGCCAAGCGCTCGGGAGCGGAAATCGATGGCTGA
- the tuf gene encoding elongation factor Tu: protein MAKEKFQRTKPHCNIGTIGHVDHGKTSLTAAITKVLAETGGATFTAYDQIDKAPEEKARGITISTAHVEYETDKRHYAHVDCPGHADYVKNMITGAAQMDGAILVVSAADGPMPQTREHILLARQVGVPALVVFMNKVDMVDDPELLELVELEIRELLSKYNFPGDKIPIVKGSALMALEDKDPKLGKEAILELMRAVDEYIPQPERPKDQPFLMPVEDVFSISGRGTVCTGRVERGVIKVGEEIEIVGIRPTQKTTVTGVEMFRKLLDQGEAGDNIGALLRGTKREEVERGQVLCKPGSVKPHTKFKAEAYILTKEEGGRHTPFFTNYRPQFYFRTTDVTGIVHLPEGTEMVMPGDNIAMEVHLIVPIAMEEKLRFAIREGGRTVGAGVVASIIE from the coding sequence ATGGCCAAAGAGAAGTTTCAACGCACCAAGCCGCACTGCAACATCGGCACCATCGGTCACGTCGACCATGGCAAGACGTCGCTGACAGCGGCCATCACCAAGGTTCTGGCCGAGACAGGTGGCGCGACATTCACCGCCTATGACCAGATCGACAAGGCGCCGGAAGAGAAGGCGCGCGGCATCACGATCTCGACCGCGCACGTCGAATACGAGACCGACAAGCGTCACTACGCACACGTCGACTGCCCCGGCCACGCGGACTATGTGAAGAACATGATCACCGGCGCCGCCCAGATGGACGGTGCGATCCTGGTCGTGTCAGCTGCTGACGGCCCGATGCCGCAGACCCGCGAGCACATCCTGCTGGCCCGCCAGGTTGGCGTGCCGGCGCTGGTCGTGTTCATGAACAAGGTCGACATGGTCGATGATCCGGAACTGCTCGAGCTGGTCGAGCTGGAGATCCGCGAGCTGCTCTCGAAGTACAACTTCCCCGGCGACAAGATCCCGATCGTTAAGGGTTCCGCCCTGATGGCGCTGGAGGACAAGGATCCGAAGCTCGGCAAGGAAGCCATCCTCGAGCTGATGCGCGCCGTCGACGAATACATCCCGCAGCCGGAGCGCCCGAAAGATCAGCCGTTCCTGATGCCGGTCGAAGACGTGTTCTCCATCTCGGGCCGCGGCACGGTGTGCACGGGCCGCGTCGAGCGCGGCGTGATCAAGGTCGGCGAGGAAATCGAGATCGTCGGCATTCGTCCGACCCAGAAGACCACCGTCACCGGCGTCGAAATGTTCCGCAAGCTGCTCGATCAGGGCGAGGCGGGCGACAATATCGGCGCTCTACTGCGCGGCACCAAGCGCGAGGAAGTCGAGCGCGGCCAGGTGCTCTGCAAGCCGGGCTCGGTCAAGCCGCACACCAAGTTCAAGGCCGAGGCTTACATCCTCACCAAGGAAGAAGGCGGCCGTCATACGCCGTTCTTCACCAACTATCGCCCGCAATTCTATTTCCGCACCACCGACGTGACCGGCATCGTTCATCTGCCGGAAGGCACGGAAATGGTGATGCCGGGCGACAACATCGCGATGGAAGTGCACCTGATCGTGCCGATCGCGATGGAAGAAAAGCTCCGCTTCGCGATCCGTGAAGGTGGCCGCACTGTCGGCGCCGGCGTCGTCGCAAGCATCATCGAGTAA
- the rplV gene encoding 50S ribosomal protein L22, which translates to MGKPARQRALPDNEAKAVARNIRVSPQKLNLVAQLIRGKKVAAALADLQFSRKRIAVDVKKCLESAIANAENNHDLDVDDLIVAEAHVGKAMVIKRFHPRGRGRSGRIFKPFSHLTIVVRQVEAAA; encoded by the coding sequence ATGGGTAAACCGGCACGCCAGCGCGCGCTCCCAGATAACGAGGCCAAGGCCGTCGCCCGCAACATCCGGGTGTCGCCGCAGAAGCTCAATCTCGTCGCGCAGCTCATCCGCGGTAAGAAGGTCGCGGCCGCGCTCGCTGATCTGCAGTTCTCGCGCAAGCGCATCGCCGTCGACGTGAAGAAGTGTCTTGAATCGGCAATTGCCAATGCCGAGAACAATCACGACCTCGATGTCGACGATCTCATCGTCGCCGAGGCGCATGTCGGCAAGGCGATGGTTATCAAGCGTTTCCACCCCCGCGGCCGCGGCCGTTCGGGACGCATTTTCAAGCCGTTCTCGCATCTGACGATCGTGGTTCGTCAGGTCGAGGCTGCGGCTTAA
- a CDS encoding 50S ribosomal protein L23 produces the protein MSSKDPRHYDVILSPVITEKATTASEHNKVVFKVASTATKPQIKEAVEKLFDVKVKNVNTLVRKGKVKAFRGSLGIQSPSKRAIVTLEEGHRIDVTTGL, from the coding sequence ATGAGCTCGAAGGATCCGCGCCATTACGACGTCATCCTGTCGCCGGTGATCACCGAAAAGGCGACGACGGCGTCCGAGCACAACAAGGTCGTCTTCAAGGTCGCCTCGACCGCGACCAAGCCGCAGATCAAGGAAGCGGTAGAAAAGTTGTTCGACGTGAAGGTCAAGAACGTCAATACGCTGGTGCGCAAGGGCAAGGTGAAGGCCTTCCGCGGCAGCCTTGGCATTCAGTCGCCGAGCAAGCGCGCGATCGTGACTCTTGAAGAAGGTCACCGCATTGACGTGACGACCGGCCTGTAA